A DNA window from Hydra vulgaris chromosome 13, alternate assembly HydraT2T_AEP contains the following coding sequences:
- the LOC124815937 gene encoding uncharacterized protein LOC124815937 isoform X2, with translation MNISNIDNIDQFLCQKQSSSFKLCNCNEYCFESRTCCIDKLWNNTNPIPLDAYLAMFVNKIKSFKDMVCEKVLEPPVEFTNKIEEVLMVHSCNNSAKTLHINKCLKNNTASILENVPVIGSDNTIYRNAACALCNFVVPYPVKFLFKCQTELKSAQENVSIFQTYGTDGVQEILKNYKNCNVSLYRKNSHVINCSSHSYLNDLTCPKSNKYYDLCHAYYGLYLNYRNYDCYKCNNVIKINVMKTQIKNTNNSHNDFNFTGSTNSFIVPKAIIFSDTLKINKIQSCENKFIYNPSTSKCEPIICNYGFSAAGSGCVKNKSYSQIYDTENANFQNCLLNPKAGFFWLFNGFIDTKTIKYNFRELSGAQMQYQNLTNKTLLKWITTLNLTFLNGLTKKNFSFLNSDSLFITSVYDQVITELYKFDVSRSFTENKVCAEPQVFSLGVNTNFSSLCDYMTVNKTIRNRDFVMWIEVNYLGTVKMMSTCNLFHLQSDCALRILIDNYVIVNQTLIYSYLNAEYKFSFDQFIPFAKGVGVCESTFFALKKQSTLNAFVNLIFPFLTFVSIACYLFVFTTYTYFKELRIISNFNSITLCAYLLLSDFTILLSEYFSKKIMFCKIASIILHWSFLAGYSLVLCMAVELAITFSSVASKSLNQWKIFKINIFSSLLIPTIIVLMNLSLEYTGTTYIGYGNDGICWIDGFYAKLFSYILPLSVLSLSSILCLCITIYKIQKLEKSTKKILGDGKMSRVNLPLVAMKLTLILGVTDALGFIQITKPYLTKWETVFNYVFFVVYNCSRSSKGIMLFIVYICRKKVIQLFKISFARLTNRTQQNTFYELNSYLKQTASLK, from the coding sequence ATGAATATCAGCAACATTGACAACATTGATCAATTTCTTTGCCAAAAGCAAAGCTCGTCTTTTAAACTCTGCAATTGTAATGAATATTGCTTCGAATCAAGAACTTGCTGCATTGATAAGTTGTGGAATAATACTAATCCTATACCGTTGGATGCCTACCTAGctatgtttgtaaataaaataaaatcttttaaagatatgGTATGCGAGAAAGTTTTAGAGCCTCCTGTggaatttacaaacaaaattgaGGAAGTTTTAATGGTACATTCTTGTAATAATTCTGCTAAAACGTTACATATTAACAAGTGCTTAAAAAACAATACCGCATCGATTCTGGAAAACGTCCCCGTCATAGGATCTGATAATACAATATATAGAAATGCTGCTTGCGCTCTTTGTAACTTTGTCGTACCTTACCCcgttaagtttttgtttaaatgccAGACCGAACTTAAAAGTGCACAAGAAAATGTAAGCATTTTTCAAACATATGGAACTGATGGAGTGCAAGAAATtcttaaaaactacaaaaattgcAATGTATCGTTATATAGAAAGAATTCACATGTTATCAATTGCTCTTCTCATAGCTATTTGAATGACTTGACGTGTCCGAAAAGTAATAAATACTACGATTTATGCCATGCGTACTACGGGTTATATTTGAACTACAGAAACTACGATTGCTATAAATGTAACAacgtaattaaaattaatgtaatgaAAACACAgattaaaaacacaaataactCGCATAACGATTTTAATTTTACAGGTAGTACAAATTCATTTATTGTACCAAAGGCAATTATATTTAgtgatactttaaaaataaacaaaatccaaagctgtgaaaataaatttatttataatcccTCGACCAGTAAATGCGAGCCAATTATTTGCAATTATGGATTCTCGGCAGCCGGTTCTGgatgtgtaaaaaataaaagttactcaCAAATATATGATACCGAAAAcgcaaattttcaaaactgtcTGCTCAACCCAAAAGCAGgctttttttggctttttaatggttttatagacacaaaaaccattaaatataatttccgtgagTTATCTGGAGCTCAAATGCAgtatcaaaatttaacaaacaaaacttTACTCAAATGGATCACAACACTAAACTTGACGTTTTTAAATGGactcactaaaaaaaattttagttttctaaACTCAGATTCTCTTTTTATTACATCAGTTTACGATCAGGTAATTACTGAGTTGTATAAATTCGATGTTTCTAGAAGTTTTACAGAGAACAAAGTATGTGCAGAACCTCAGGTGTTTTCTCTTGGCGTTAACACCAACTTTTCCAGCTTATGCGATTATATGACTGTAAATAAAACCATAAGAAATCGTGATTTTGTTATGTGGATAGAAGTAAATTATCTGGGAACTGTAAAAATGATGAGTACGTGTAATCTTTTTCATTTACAATCTGATTGTGCACTTCGAATTCTGATAGATAACTATGTTATAGTTAATCAAACTTTAATTTACAGCTATTTAAACGCCGAATACAAATTTAGTTTCGACCAATTTATACCTTTTGCTAAAGGTGTTGGAGTGTGCGAATCGACattttttgcgcttaaaaaacaaagtacttTAAATGCATTCGTAAATCTTATATTcccatttttaacttttgttagtATTGCGTGCTATCTTTTCGTATTTACAACGTACACTTATTTTAAGGAATTAAGaataatttcaaactttaactCAATAACTTTATGCGCTTATTTGTTACTTTCTGATTTCACTATTTTACTTTCTGAATATTTCAGTAAAAAGattatgttttgtaaaattgcTTCTATAATTTTACACTGGAGTTTTTTGGCTGGTTACAGCTTGGTTCTATGCATGGCTGTAGAATTGGCTATTACATTTTCTAGCGTAGCTTCAAAGTCTTTGAACCAATggaagatttttaaaatcaatatattttcttCTCTATTAATTCCAACTATAATCGTTTTAATGAATTTATCACTGGAGTACACTGGTACCACATACATCGGCTATGGGAATGATGGCATTTGCTGGATTGATGGATTTTAcgcaaaacttttttcatacaTTCTTCCACTGTCCGTGTTATCACTTTCCTCAATACTTTGTTTGTGCAtcacaatttataaaatacaaaaacttgaaaaaagtaCCAAAAAGATTTTAGGTGATGGAAAAATGTCACGTGTCAATTTGCCTTTAGTTGCTATGAAACTAACATTAATACTTGGTGTAACTGATGCTTTGGGTTTTATTCAAATTACAAAGCCGTATTTAACTAAATGGGAAACTGTATTCAACTATGTGTTTTTCGTTGTTTACAACTGTAGTCGATCATCAAAAggaattatgttatttattgtttacatttgcaggaaaaaagttattcaactcttcaaaataagttttgctCGGTTAACCAATCGTACCCAACAAAACACATTTTACGAATTAAACTCTTATTTGAAACAAACAGCGTCATTAAAGTAA